One stretch of Jiangella gansuensis DSM 44835 DNA includes these proteins:
- a CDS encoding FAD-dependent oxidoreductase, producing MTDVVVYGATSGGVCAAVAAARAGAAVVLVEPGRHVGGMTTGGLGYTDVGDVRVVRGMACELRTAIASWYGVAEGHFAGPEPHVAEAIYRRWLDEAGVDVRFGAALASVEVADGVIGAVVLGDGSRVSGAVYVDASYEGDLLAAAGVPYAVGREDRSLHGERYAGRQELVPGRHTVPAWISPFVDDAVGETGGAVLPQLHDRPLADVGAGDGGVMSYGYRVCLTQAADRVPFTRRDGYDEAHWELGRRLFDRWRRDGLQVRAGQLLGLEKNLPNGKCDGNSIGPFSLSVLDGSAWSYPEADPAGRERIRLHHLYHAQDFLFFLSHDPAVPAAVREEMLTWGYPADEFADTGHLPHQLYVREARRMIGEYVLTEHDLLPRPRPQHDTVAMGSYHIDVREVQRTWRWVNEHPKPVGMVFTEGYLSVPVQPYQVPYRSLVPRYADCTNLLVPVCLSASHVAFSSVRMEVQYQMLGHAAGLAAVQAASSGRPVQSIDVAVLQEQLRAAGQVLAL from the coding sequence GTGACCGACGTCGTCGTCTACGGGGCCACGTCCGGAGGCGTCTGCGCGGCGGTGGCCGCGGCCCGCGCCGGCGCCGCCGTCGTCCTGGTCGAACCCGGTCGGCACGTCGGCGGCATGACCACCGGCGGGCTCGGCTACACCGACGTCGGCGACGTGCGCGTGGTCCGCGGCATGGCCTGCGAACTGCGCACGGCGATCGCATCCTGGTACGGCGTCGCCGAAGGGCATTTCGCCGGGCCGGAGCCGCACGTCGCGGAGGCGATCTACCGGCGCTGGCTGGACGAGGCCGGGGTGGACGTGCGGTTCGGCGCGGCACTGGCCTCGGTGGAGGTCGCCGACGGCGTCATCGGCGCGGTGGTGCTGGGTGACGGGTCCCGGGTGTCCGGCGCGGTGTACGTCGACGCTTCGTACGAGGGCGACCTGCTCGCCGCGGCGGGCGTGCCGTACGCCGTCGGACGTGAGGATCGCTCGTTGCACGGTGAGCGGTACGCCGGGCGGCAGGAGCTGGTGCCCGGGCGGCACACCGTCCCGGCGTGGATCTCCCCGTTCGTCGACGACGCGGTGGGCGAGACCGGTGGCGCGGTGCTGCCCCAGCTGCACGACCGGCCACTGGCCGACGTCGGCGCCGGCGACGGCGGGGTGATGTCGTACGGGTACCGGGTCTGCCTCACCCAGGCCGCTGACCGGGTGCCGTTCACCCGCCGTGACGGGTACGACGAGGCGCACTGGGAGCTGGGCCGGCGCCTCTTCGACCGCTGGCGGCGCGACGGGCTGCAGGTGCGGGCCGGTCAGCTGCTCGGGCTGGAGAAGAACCTGCCGAACGGCAAGTGCGACGGCAACTCGATCGGGCCGTTCTCGCTCAGCGTGCTGGACGGATCCGCGTGGTCGTACCCGGAGGCGGACCCCGCCGGGCGGGAGCGGATCCGGTTGCACCACCTGTACCACGCGCAGGACTTCCTGTTCTTTCTGTCGCACGATCCGGCCGTGCCTGCCGCGGTCCGCGAGGAGATGCTGACCTGGGGCTACCCGGCCGACGAGTTCGCCGACACCGGTCACCTGCCGCACCAGCTCTACGTCCGCGAGGCCCGCCGGATGATCGGCGAGTACGTGCTGACCGAGCACGACCTGCTGCCGCGGCCACGGCCGCAGCACGACACGGTGGCCATGGGTTCGTACCACATCGACGTCCGCGAAGTGCAGCGCACATGGCGCTGGGTCAACGAGCACCCGAAGCCGGTCGGCATGGTGTTCACCGAGGGCTACCTGTCGGTGCCGGTCCAGCCGTATCAGGTTCCGTACCGGTCGCTGGTTCCCCGCTACGCCGACTGCACCAATCTGCTGGTCCCGGTCTGCCTGTCCGCCTCACACGTGGCGTTCTCGTCCGTGCGGATGGAGGTGCAGTACCAGATGCTCGGGCACGCGGCCGGGCTCGCCGCGGTCCAGGCCGCGTCGTCCGGCCGGCCCGTCCAGTCCATCGACGTCGCCGTCCTGCAGGAGCAGCTGCGCGCCGCCGGCCAGGTCCTCGCCCTTTGA
- a CDS encoding carbohydrate ABC transporter permease, with product MTTQTRLGPPTEAPEPDAPPRPKRRRRITPVKALIWTGLVLATLVFIYPFIWLISASFKPRGEVFDNKLIPETFTFENYLNVWDEAPMALWLWNTILVTVLAAVTVTLSSALVAWGFSYFRFRGRNVLFGVVLATMMLPGAVTMIPQFLIWNSLGMVDTLTPLWAQNLFGSAFYIFLLRQFFLGLPRELFEAARIDGANNWMIFRRIAMPLCKPALIITLIFEFQAAWTDLMRPLIYLRDSDNFTVPRGLKALLDQYGFGGEWHWEIVVTASVITTVPMIILFFIGQRHFVQGIATTGSKG from the coding sequence ATGACGACGCAGACGCGGCTCGGACCGCCGACCGAGGCGCCGGAACCGGACGCGCCGCCACGGCCGAAGCGCCGCCGCAGGATCACGCCGGTCAAGGCGCTGATCTGGACCGGCCTGGTGCTGGCGACGCTGGTGTTCATCTACCCGTTCATCTGGCTGATCAGTGCGTCGTTCAAGCCCCGCGGCGAGGTCTTCGACAACAAGCTCATCCCGGAGACGTTCACGTTCGAGAACTACCTGAACGTCTGGGACGAGGCGCCGATGGCGCTGTGGCTGTGGAACACGATCCTGGTGACCGTGCTGGCGGCCGTGACGGTGACGCTGAGCAGCGCGCTGGTGGCGTGGGGCTTCTCGTACTTCCGCTTCCGCGGACGCAACGTGCTGTTCGGTGTGGTGCTGGCGACGATGATGCTGCCGGGCGCGGTGACGATGATCCCCCAGTTCCTCATCTGGAACAGCCTCGGCATGGTGGACACGCTGACGCCGCTGTGGGCGCAGAACCTGTTCGGCAGCGCCTTCTACATCTTCCTGTTGCGGCAGTTCTTCCTCGGCCTGCCACGGGAGCTGTTCGAGGCCGCCCGCATCGACGGCGCCAACAACTGGATGATCTTCCGACGCATCGCGATGCCGCTGTGCAAACCGGCATTGATCATCACGCTGATCTTCGAGTTCCAGGCCGCCTGGACCGATCTGATGCGACCGCTGATCTACCTGCGCGACAGCGACAACTTCACGGTTCCGCGGGGACTGAAGGCGTTGCTGGACCAGTACGGCTTCGGAGGTGAGTGGCACTGGGAGATCGTCGTGACCGCCAGCGTGATCACGACGGTCCCGATGATCATCCTGTTCTTCATCGGACAGCGGCACTTCGTCCAGGGCATCGCGACCACCGGAAGCAAGGGGTGA
- a CDS encoding glycoside hydrolase family 2 protein, producing MTAVDLGGRWSVREALGDTWQWYLDKPVTARNNAGEAAAGASLTPGWLPACVPGAVIGDLHRAGELPDPYVGRNSRFAEWVSARSWVYRRSVSVPSLADGERAVLCLDGVDPGGTVWVDGARVGRVDGLYRRARFDVTEQVAPGGDHRLAVVVDPAPATEPQVGRTDRVTVHTPRMGYGWDFCPRLIHQGIWRDVRLEIGRLHLAEASVRPSLDAGLAAGRLEVRGVVEAPPGVPVTGEVVVRYDGAEVAAASLAAGPAGELTGSVTVPQPRLWWPNGLGDQPLYDVELRVSEPDGGSASWQGRTGFRHVRMVANDGAEPGALPYTAVVNGRRIELLGWNWAPADALYGDIDAAKVEHVVDLAARSGARLMRVWGGGLVETPDFYAACDRAGLLIWQEFSQSSSGLQSAPSRDPGFVDHLRAEAGAVVPGRTRHPSLLMWGGGNELEDDTGPLSEDRSPALAALREEVARLDPGRHWVATSPTGRRFHNRLDVIDADPDGLHDVHGPWEHQGLEAHYTLYNRGRALAHTEFGVEGMANRRAWTASVPTPDQWPVGRDNPVYRHLGDWWNNAELVRECFGGRLDSPDAYRAASQFLQATGLAYAVEADRRRWPRCSMVLPWQLAESYPNAWCTAVVDHAGEPKPAFHAVARAYRPERVTARVDRIAHRGEAPMVEAWVWSEPGRAPGGTVTARLLDQHGRPVAEERWTLGAVAEPRPAGTLSVAVGALSTPLGFWQLEWRARDGSVIDEEVVLLAAGADLSALLDLPPVEVMFHVERTADRWVVDVEHTGGAVAVGLRLSDDRPPESTGWAVVDGDPRPLLPGRRRRLTVRWRHDTGPRRLLLESWNTKPLTLEGRATPAAGRAGS from the coding sequence GTGACGGCGGTCGATCTCGGTGGCAGGTGGTCGGTGCGCGAGGCGCTCGGCGACACGTGGCAGTGGTATCTGGACAAGCCGGTGACGGCGCGGAACAACGCCGGTGAGGCGGCGGCGGGAGCCAGCCTGACCCCGGGCTGGCTGCCCGCCTGCGTCCCCGGTGCCGTGATCGGTGACCTGCACCGTGCCGGCGAGCTGCCCGACCCGTATGTCGGCCGCAACTCCCGGTTCGCGGAGTGGGTCAGCGCGCGCTCCTGGGTATACCGGCGCTCGGTCTCGGTGCCGTCGCTGGCGGACGGGGAACGGGCGGTCCTGTGCCTGGACGGCGTCGACCCCGGCGGGACCGTGTGGGTCGACGGTGCCCGCGTCGGCCGCGTGGACGGGCTCTATCGCCGGGCCCGGTTCGATGTGACGGAGCAGGTGGCGCCCGGCGGGGATCACCGGCTGGCGGTCGTGGTGGACCCGGCCCCGGCCACCGAGCCGCAGGTGGGCCGCACCGACCGGGTCACCGTGCACACGCCGCGGATGGGCTACGGCTGGGACTTCTGTCCGCGGCTGATCCACCAGGGAATCTGGCGCGACGTCCGGCTGGAGATCGGCCGGCTGCACCTGGCCGAGGCGTCGGTGCGACCGTCGTTGGACGCCGGTCTGGCAGCCGGCCGGCTGGAGGTCCGCGGCGTGGTCGAGGCCCCGCCCGGCGTGCCGGTGACCGGAGAGGTGGTGGTCCGGTACGACGGCGCCGAGGTCGCGGCCGCGTCCCTCGCGGCCGGCCCGGCGGGTGAGCTGACTGGATCGGTGACGGTGCCGCAGCCACGGCTGTGGTGGCCGAACGGCCTCGGCGACCAGCCGCTGTACGACGTCGAGCTTCGGGTGAGCGAGCCGGACGGTGGCTCGGCGTCCTGGCAGGGCCGCACCGGCTTCCGGCACGTGCGCATGGTGGCGAACGACGGTGCCGAGCCCGGTGCGCTGCCGTACACCGCCGTCGTCAACGGCCGGCGGATCGAGCTGCTGGGCTGGAACTGGGCACCGGCCGACGCGCTTTACGGGGACATCGACGCGGCGAAGGTCGAGCACGTGGTCGATCTCGCCGCTCGCTCCGGAGCCCGGCTGATGCGGGTGTGGGGCGGTGGGCTGGTCGAGACACCCGACTTCTACGCCGCCTGCGACCGCGCCGGGCTACTGATCTGGCAGGAGTTCTCGCAGTCCAGCTCCGGCCTGCAGAGTGCGCCATCGCGCGATCCCGGCTTCGTCGACCATCTACGGGCCGAGGCCGGCGCCGTCGTGCCCGGACGCACCCGCCATCCGTCGCTGCTGATGTGGGGCGGCGGCAACGAGCTGGAGGACGACACCGGCCCGCTGTCCGAGGACCGCTCCCCCGCGCTGGCCGCACTGCGCGAAGAGGTGGCCCGGCTGGACCCGGGCCGGCACTGGGTGGCGACGTCGCCGACCGGGCGCCGCTTCCACAACCGGCTGGACGTCATCGACGCCGACCCGGACGGCCTGCACGACGTGCACGGCCCGTGGGAGCATCAGGGCCTTGAGGCGCACTACACCCTGTACAACCGCGGCCGGGCGCTGGCGCACACCGAGTTCGGCGTCGAAGGCATGGCCAACCGGCGGGCCTGGACGGCGTCGGTGCCGACGCCCGACCAGTGGCCGGTCGGGCGTGACAACCCGGTCTACCGGCACCTGGGCGACTGGTGGAACAACGCCGAGCTGGTGCGCGAGTGCTTCGGCGGCCGGCTCGACTCCCCCGATGCCTACCGCGCGGCGAGCCAGTTCCTGCAGGCCACGGGGCTGGCCTACGCCGTGGAGGCGGACCGGCGGCGGTGGCCCCGGTGCAGCATGGTGCTGCCCTGGCAGTTGGCGGAGTCGTATCCGAACGCCTGGTGTACGGCGGTCGTGGACCACGCGGGCGAGCCGAAGCCGGCGTTCCACGCCGTCGCGCGGGCCTACCGGCCAGAGCGCGTGACCGCTCGGGTCGACCGGATCGCGCATCGGGGCGAAGCGCCCATGGTCGAGGCGTGGGTCTGGTCCGAACCCGGCCGCGCTCCCGGAGGCACCGTCACCGCGCGGCTACTGGACCAGCACGGCCGGCCGGTCGCCGAGGAGCGCTGGACCCTCGGCGCCGTCGCCGAGCCGAGACCGGCAGGCACGCTGAGCGTCGCCGTCGGTGCGCTGTCCACGCCACTGGGCTTCTGGCAGCTGGAGTGGCGCGCGCGGGACGGCTCGGTCATCGACGAGGAAGTCGTCCTCCTGGCCGCGGGAGCGGACCTGAGCGCGCTGCTGGACCTCCCGCCGGTAGAGGTGATGTTCCACGTGGAACGGACAGCCGACCGCTGGGTCGTCGACGTCGAACACACAGGCGGAGCGGTCGCGGTTGGCCTGCGACTGTCCGACGACCGGCCGCCGGAGTCCACCGGCTGGGCCGTCGTCGACGGTGATCCGCGGCCGCTGCTGCCCGGCCGGCGGCGCCGCCTCACCGTCCGGTGGCGACACGACACCGGCCCGCGCCGGCTGCTGCTGGAGTCCTGGAACACCAAACCCCTGACCCTGGAGGGTCGCGCAACACCGGCCGCCGGTCGGGCCGGGTCGTGA
- a CDS encoding ABC transporter permease subunit translates to MRAALLFISPWIIGFLVFTAWPIIYSGYLSLTDYDVINSPNFVGLENYEELFRDPKVRLSLWNTFFFTVIQVPVYVIVSLGLALLLDKAGRASGFFRTAFFLPKMTPPVAVGILLLLLFNGQSGLINGVLGWFGIDGPAWTTDPNWVKPGLILMSLWSVGSSVIILLAALRNVPQELYDSARVDGANWWQQTRKITVPMISGALFFIFIVNTIAGFQTFTEAYTAFFGSGNTTYSNDAALFYVIYLFREAFEFLHMGYASALAWLLFVIIMIFTAIQIKVSRRFVYYEGEQR, encoded by the coding sequence ATGAGGGCGGCACTGCTGTTCATCAGCCCGTGGATCATCGGCTTCCTGGTCTTCACGGCGTGGCCGATCATCTACAGCGGCTACCTGTCGCTGACCGACTACGACGTGATCAACAGCCCGAACTTCGTGGGCCTCGAGAACTACGAAGAGCTGTTCCGCGACCCCAAGGTCAGGCTGTCGCTGTGGAACACGTTCTTCTTCACGGTCATCCAGGTGCCGGTCTACGTCATCGTCTCGCTGGGCCTGGCACTGCTGCTGGACAAGGCCGGGCGTGCGTCGGGGTTCTTCCGCACGGCCTTCTTCCTGCCGAAGATGACGCCGCCGGTGGCCGTCGGCATCCTGCTCCTGCTGCTGTTCAACGGGCAGAGCGGCCTGATCAACGGCGTGCTGGGTTGGTTCGGTATCGACGGCCCGGCCTGGACCACCGACCCGAACTGGGTCAAGCCCGGCCTGATCCTGATGAGCCTCTGGTCGGTCGGCTCGTCGGTGATCATCCTGCTGGCCGCGCTGCGAAACGTGCCGCAGGAGCTGTACGACTCCGCCCGCGTCGACGGCGCCAACTGGTGGCAGCAGACCCGGAAGATCACCGTCCCCATGATCAGCGGGGCGCTGTTCTTCATCTTCATCGTCAACACCATCGCCGGGTTCCAGACGTTCACCGAGGCCTACACGGCGTTCTTCGGGTCCGGCAACACGACCTACAGCAACGACGCGGCGCTGTTCTACGTGATCTACCTGTTCCGCGAGGCGTTCGAGTTCCTGCACATGGGTTACGCCTCGGCGTTGGCCTGGCTGCTGTTCGTGATCATCATGATCTTCACCGCGATCCAGATCAAGGTCAGCCGGCGGTTCGTCTACTACGAGGGTGAGCAGCGATGA
- a CDS encoding GH1 family beta-glucosidase, giving the protein MTHQFPPGFLWGAGTSAYQIEGSLDADGRGESVWDVFARRAGAVEGGGDGSRACDSYRRWAEDVDLVAELGLGAYRFSVGWSRVMPDGRGRIEQRGLDHYERFVDALLDRGVAPVLTLNHWDMPQALMADGGWAARSSVDAFAEYTAAVADRLADRVEWWITQNEPWIIALLGYQLGLHAPGVRDLGASVAAGHHVLLAHGAGADVLRAHPGTQVGAALSLFPCDPATFTEQDAAAAWGSDGYVNRWYLDPLAGRGYPADMREHYERALGRPLTEIRDGDEAAIGGRSDFLGVNYYTRRVMAAAEPAPGRPFPWRVVGPSGDVARTDEGWEIAPASFRDLLIRLHREYQLPVVVTENGGVFGDTPAHDGRVHDVRRSAFLRDHVEALGQALAAGADVRGYLHWSLLDNFEWALGYRPRFGLVHVDYVTGRRTIKDSARLYARIARTGALPADDEPIAPFG; this is encoded by the coding sequence ATGACGCACCAGTTCCCGCCCGGCTTCCTGTGGGGCGCCGGCACCTCGGCCTACCAGATCGAGGGCAGCCTGGACGCCGACGGCCGGGGTGAATCGGTCTGGGACGTCTTCGCCCGCCGCGCCGGGGCCGTCGAGGGTGGCGGCGACGGCTCCCGTGCCTGCGACTCGTATCGGCGCTGGGCCGAAGACGTCGACCTGGTGGCTGAGCTGGGGCTGGGCGCGTACCGGTTCTCCGTCGGCTGGTCGCGCGTCATGCCCGACGGCCGGGGCCGGATCGAGCAGCGCGGCCTGGACCACTACGAGCGGTTCGTCGACGCGCTGCTGGATCGCGGCGTCGCGCCGGTCCTGACACTGAACCACTGGGACATGCCGCAGGCTCTGATGGCTGACGGCGGGTGGGCGGCACGCTCCAGCGTCGACGCGTTCGCCGAGTACACGGCCGCCGTCGCGGACCGGCTGGCCGACCGCGTCGAGTGGTGGATCACCCAGAACGAGCCGTGGATCATCGCGCTGCTCGGCTACCAGCTCGGCCTGCACGCCCCCGGAGTGCGTGACCTCGGCGCATCGGTCGCGGCCGGGCACCACGTGCTGCTGGCGCACGGTGCCGGCGCCGACGTCCTGCGCGCTCACCCCGGCACCCAGGTCGGCGCGGCACTGAGCCTGTTCCCCTGCGACCCGGCGACGTTCACCGAACAGGACGCGGCCGCCGCCTGGGGCTCAGACGGCTACGTCAACCGCTGGTACCTGGATCCACTGGCCGGCCGCGGCTACCCGGCGGACATGCGCGAACACTATGAGCGTGCGCTCGGCCGTCCGCTGACCGAGATCCGGGACGGCGACGAAGCAGCCATCGGCGGGCGCAGCGACTTCCTGGGCGTCAACTACTACACTCGGCGGGTCATGGCCGCGGCCGAACCGGCGCCGGGGCGGCCGTTCCCGTGGCGGGTCGTCGGTCCGTCCGGTGACGTCGCCCGCACCGACGAGGGTTGGGAGATCGCTCCCGCGTCCTTCCGGGACCTGCTCATCCGGCTGCACCGCGAGTACCAGCTGCCGGTGGTCGTCACCGAGAACGGCGGGGTGTTCGGCGACACACCCGCCCACGACGGTCGAGTGCACGACGTGCGCCGCTCGGCGTTCCTGCGCGATCACGTCGAGGCGCTGGGCCAGGCGCTGGCCGCAGGTGCGGACGTGCGCGGCTACCTGCACTGGTCGCTGCTGGACAACTTCGAGTGGGCGCTGGGCTACCGGCCCCGGTTCGGCCTGGTTCACGTCGACTACGTGACCGGCCGGCGCACGATCAAGGACTCGGCCCGGCTGTACGCGCGGATCGCCCGCACCGGCGCCCTGCCCGCCGACGACGAGCCGATCGCCCCGTTCGGCTGA